A window of Longispora fulva contains these coding sequences:
- a CDS encoding amino acid adenylation domain-containing protein codes for MTPTTVGVRDLAEDFAHAVRTHPGRAAIIHNGRSMRYAELHERVRAVAGALGPDPGTVAVFTARTPETVAGLLGVHAAGGAYCPVDPGYPVERQRAMLAAVGCRTVLLTGPGQVAPDGVRVVDLTEDRPPAGTRPADPAPGQAEAPAPAGTQPAPDPEAPAYLLFTSGSTGAPKPVITPRRAIATTVAALRTLFGITPTDRVLQFASLSWDTCFEEIWPTLTAGAALVLDDEAHTGSFPRFLRMVAERGVTVLDLPTAYWHELVRHLAEDGAALPNGVRLLVIGGEACSPARLADWHDLDTADVRLLNTYGCTETTLITHAAGLDLPVGGAVPIGRALPHVVERIGPDGELLIGGPALATGYLGLPGATAERFVTGPEGRFFRTGDRVARTPEGSLLHLGRLDGVVKIRGVRVDPAEVEALVGAHPGVGAVAVAGAEVAGRTILACYVVAAPGVDPAGLRAALSGDLRTRLPGHLVPGRITVVARLAHTASGKVDRAATHRRYSPDRAGEDEQ; via the coding sequence ATGACGCCGACCACCGTGGGCGTGCGCGACCTGGCGGAGGACTTCGCGCACGCCGTCCGGACCCACCCGGGGCGCGCGGCAATCATCCACAACGGACGGTCGATGCGCTACGCCGAGTTGCACGAGCGGGTCCGGGCCGTCGCCGGCGCGCTCGGCCCGGACCCGGGGACGGTCGCGGTGTTCACCGCCCGCACCCCGGAGACCGTGGCCGGACTGCTCGGGGTGCACGCCGCCGGCGGAGCCTACTGTCCTGTCGACCCTGGCTACCCGGTCGAGCGGCAGCGGGCGATGCTGGCCGCCGTCGGCTGCCGGACGGTCCTGCTCACCGGGCCGGGGCAGGTAGCCCCGGACGGCGTGCGGGTCGTGGACCTGACGGAGGACCGGCCGCCCGCAGGGACGCGGCCGGCGGACCCGGCACCGGGCCAGGCCGAGGCCCCGGCACCCGCAGGGACGCAGCCGGCGCCCGATCCCGAAGCCCCCGCCTACCTGCTGTTCACCTCCGGATCCACCGGCGCACCCAAGCCGGTGATCACCCCGCGTCGGGCGATCGCCACCACCGTGGCGGCCCTGCGGACCCTGTTCGGGATCACCCCCACCGACCGGGTGCTCCAGTTCGCCTCGCTGAGCTGGGACACCTGCTTCGAGGAGATCTGGCCGACCCTGACCGCCGGGGCCGCCCTCGTGCTCGACGACGAGGCGCACACCGGCTCGTTCCCCCGGTTCCTGCGGATGGTCGCCGAGCGGGGCGTCACGGTGCTGGACCTGCCGACAGCGTACTGGCACGAGCTGGTCCGCCACCTCGCCGAGGACGGGGCCGCGCTGCCCAACGGGGTGCGCCTCCTGGTGATCGGCGGCGAGGCGTGCAGCCCGGCCCGGCTGGCGGACTGGCACGACCTGGACACCGCCGACGTCCGGCTGCTCAACACGTACGGCTGCACCGAGACCACGCTGATCACGCACGCCGCCGGCCTGGACCTGCCGGTCGGGGGCGCGGTGCCGATCGGCCGGGCGCTGCCGCACGTCGTGGAGCGGATCGGCCCGGACGGCGAGCTGCTGATCGGCGGCCCGGCCCTCGCCACCGGCTACCTCGGGCTGCCCGGTGCGACCGCCGAGCGGTTCGTCACCGGACCCGAGGGGCGGTTCTTCCGGACCGGTGACCGGGTGGCCCGTACCCCCGAAGGGTCGTTGTTGCACCTGGGCCGGCTCGACGGCGTGGTGAAGATCCGGGGCGTGCGCGTCGACCCGGCCGAGGTCGAGGCCCTGGTCGGCGCGCACCCCGGCGTGGGCGCCGTCGCAGTGGCCGGGGCCGAGGTGGCCGGCCGGACGATCCTGGCCTGCTACGTGGTCGCCGCCCCGGGCGTCGACCCGGCCGGCCTGCGCGCCGCGCTGTCCGGCGACCTGCGGACCCGGCTCCCGGGTCACCTGGTGCCGGGTCGGATCACCGTGGTTGCGCGGCTCGCGCACACCGCGAGCGGAAAAGTCGACCGGGCGGCGACGCACCGGCGGTATTCGCCCGACAGGGCAGGGGAGGACGAACAATGA
- a CDS encoding class I adenylate-forming enzyme family protein, whose amino-acid sequence MTTSIAPLAARQQLMTEPELGAGNFLDHALAVNPNRSVPYAYSHSVDHRGQVVMRGHSLLDLAALRDRYARWYHTAGVRAGDPVGIVVAEGLEPLIHFLALSALGAIPAMVNDAMRADVMVRYLNHVGVVGIVADDTTRLASAYRADPQHRPRFLALAAEVQAFDAESAALPEVYPYRHKADDVVALIHSSGTTGTPKSTILAHRQFWDGKQPRMVRFPAESYDKLMCLMPHTHAGGLSYFMTTTLLGVPTMVMGDWRREVVEPVMEAFQPTMIASFPRSFVELATGELPVKGAAKVHSWFNTGDSAHYGHIRRLASLGERPAGLIKPWLLPSDLADEEALAGSQFIDGLGSSEMGMALFGQVTTPESVRDDRCVGKPTEVVIAAAVLDDDGNEVPDGTVGMLAVKSPSLTPGYWNNARLTASFHLNGYWLTGDVARRTPDGRFYHLDRTVDVIDTAAGPVYSLPLEEILLADCAELVRDCSVIGVPSADGTGQAPVAVVQLQADAADATEELVRDQANKALADAGLATLAAVRIARSPEDFPLGPTGKVLKRELRTRLATLLDTAGR is encoded by the coding sequence ATGACCACCTCGATCGCCCCGCTGGCGGCCCGGCAGCAGCTGATGACGGAGCCGGAACTGGGGGCAGGCAACTTCCTGGACCACGCCCTGGCCGTGAACCCGAACCGGTCGGTGCCCTACGCGTACAGCCACAGCGTCGACCACCGCGGCCAGGTGGTGATGCGCGGCCACAGCCTGCTGGACCTGGCGGCCCTGCGCGACCGCTACGCCCGCTGGTACCACACGGCCGGCGTCCGCGCGGGCGACCCGGTCGGCATCGTCGTCGCCGAGGGCCTCGAACCGCTGATCCACTTCCTGGCGCTGTCGGCCCTGGGCGCGATCCCGGCCATGGTCAACGACGCGATGCGCGCCGACGTGATGGTGCGCTACCTCAACCACGTGGGCGTGGTCGGCATCGTGGCCGACGACACGACCCGGCTGGCCTCGGCGTACCGGGCCGATCCGCAGCACCGGCCCCGGTTCCTGGCCCTGGCCGCCGAGGTGCAGGCCTTCGACGCGGAGTCCGCCGCGCTGCCCGAGGTCTACCCGTACCGGCACAAGGCCGACGACGTGGTGGCGCTCATCCACTCGTCGGGCACCACCGGCACGCCCAAGTCGACGATCCTGGCGCACCGGCAGTTCTGGGACGGCAAGCAGCCCCGGATGGTCCGGTTCCCGGCCGAGTCGTACGACAAGCTGATGTGCCTGATGCCGCACACCCACGCCGGCGGCCTGAGCTACTTCATGACCACCACCCTGCTCGGCGTGCCGACCATGGTGATGGGGGACTGGCGGCGCGAGGTCGTCGAGCCGGTGATGGAGGCCTTCCAGCCGACCATGATCGCGTCGTTCCCCCGGTCGTTCGTGGAGCTGGCGACCGGTGAGCTGCCGGTCAAGGGCGCCGCGAAGGTGCACTCCTGGTTCAACACCGGCGACTCGGCGCACTACGGCCACATCCGCCGCCTGGCGAGCCTCGGCGAGCGGCCGGCCGGCCTGATCAAGCCGTGGCTGCTGCCGTCGGACCTCGCCGACGAGGAGGCCCTGGCCGGTTCCCAGTTCATCGACGGCCTCGGCTCCTCCGAGATGGGCATGGCGCTGTTCGGCCAGGTCACCACGCCCGAGTCCGTGCGCGACGACCGGTGCGTGGGCAAGCCCACCGAGGTCGTGATCGCCGCGGCCGTCCTCGACGACGACGGCAACGAGGTGCCCGACGGCACCGTCGGCATGCTGGCGGTCAAGAGCCCCTCGCTCACCCCCGGCTACTGGAACAACGCCCGACTGACCGCGTCCTTCCACCTCAACGGGTACTGGCTGACCGGCGACGTGGCCCGCAGGACCCCCGACGGCCGGTTCTACCACCTCGACCGCACCGTCGACGTGATCGACACCGCCGCCGGCCCGGTGTACAGCCTGCCGCTCGAGGAGATCCTGCTCGCCGACTGCGCCGAGCTGGTCCGGGACTGCTCCGTGATCGGCGTGCCCTCGGCCGACGGCACCGGGCAGGCCCCGGTCGCAGTCGTCCAGCTGCAGGCCGACGCCGCCGACGCCACGGAGGAGCTGGTCCGCGACCAGGCCAACAAGGCGCTCGCCGACGCCGGT
- a CDS encoding ATP-grasp domain-containing protein yields MSVQKNVVIVDAYSPTRRLAPEFHKAGYQVVRVQSTLEPPSAYRTNFDLSPYAANIIHAGDLDATVRAVAAHAPEAVIAGGEIGVELADQLSEALGLVTNGTALSAARRDKYIQIETIRAAGLRATRQLLVTGPEQLADWHGELGGRIVVKPIRSGAGDGVSFCDTPEQAVAGYEAIVAADNVFSIRNEGVIAQEYLVGGEYIVDTVSRDGQHHVTDIWKYEKLTANGITDLTCGIRLLPRHGDVQAQVVPYAFEVLDALGIAHGASHLEIKLTPDGPCLVEAAARMAGLDIPFYSQQAIGEAQLEWMVDAYVHPERFAARWKDDYQLRRHFVTAMQVSTVDAELGSYPLLPEVEKLESLHDVRPLVAPGGRLKRTVDDLTCPMIVNLSHPVEEVVVRDFGTLRYLDGPGFYALAGES; encoded by the coding sequence ATGAGCGTGCAGAAGAACGTCGTCATCGTCGACGCCTACTCACCGACCCGGCGGCTCGCGCCGGAGTTCCACAAGGCCGGCTACCAGGTGGTCCGGGTGCAGTCCACGCTCGAGCCGCCGTCGGCGTACCGGACCAACTTCGACCTGTCGCCGTACGCCGCGAACATCATCCACGCCGGGGACCTCGACGCGACGGTCCGGGCGGTCGCCGCGCACGCGCCGGAGGCCGTGATCGCCGGGGGCGAGATCGGGGTGGAGCTGGCCGACCAGCTCAGCGAGGCGCTGGGGCTGGTCACCAACGGCACGGCGCTGAGCGCGGCCCGGCGGGACAAGTACATCCAGATCGAGACGATCCGCGCGGCCGGGCTGCGGGCGACCCGCCAGCTCCTGGTCACCGGCCCCGAGCAGCTCGCCGACTGGCACGGTGAGCTCGGCGGCCGGATCGTGGTCAAGCCGATCCGCAGCGGCGCCGGCGACGGGGTGTCCTTCTGCGACACCCCCGAGCAGGCCGTGGCCGGCTACGAGGCCATCGTCGCGGCGGACAACGTCTTCTCGATCCGCAACGAGGGCGTGATCGCCCAGGAGTACCTGGTGGGCGGCGAGTACATCGTCGACACCGTCAGCCGCGACGGCCAGCACCACGTCACGGACATCTGGAAGTACGAGAAGCTCACCGCCAACGGGATCACCGACCTGACCTGCGGCATCCGGCTCCTCCCCCGGCACGGCGACGTGCAGGCCCAGGTCGTGCCCTACGCCTTCGAGGTCCTCGACGCCCTCGGCATAGCGCACGGCGCGTCGCACCTGGAGATCAAGCTGACCCCGGACGGCCCGTGCCTGGTGGAGGCCGCGGCCCGGATGGCGGGGCTGGACATCCCGTTCTACTCCCAGCAGGCCATCGGCGAGGCGCAGCTGGAGTGGATGGTCGACGCGTACGTGCACCCGGAGCGCTTCGCCGCCCGGTGGAAGGACGACTACCAGCTGCGCCGACACTTCGTCACCGCGATGCAGGTGTCGACGGTCGACGCCGAGCTGGGCTCGTACCCGCTGCTCCCGGAGGTGGAGAAGCTGGAGAGCCTGCACGATGTGCGCCCGCTGGTCGCCCCCGGCGGCCGGCTCAAGCGCACCGTCGACGACCTGACCTGCCCGATGATCGTGAACCTGTCGCACCCGGTGGAGGAGGTCGTCGTCCGCGACTTCGGCACGCTGCGCTACCTCGACGGCCCCGGGTTCTACGCGCTGGCCGGGGAGTCCTGA
- a CDS encoding flavin monoamine oxidase family protein produces MRVVVVGAGLAGLTAARQLVAGGADVTVLEARDRVGGRTHGIEVAPGGWVDAGAAYLGDRHTALTALMAELDVKTTPTGMVGDSRFELGDGDATRPGRFPPLSAVALGELFDLLADLTASVRVDAPWLTPDAAVLDATTVAEWVRHNVTHPDARLFFPLFLGEMMAADPADVSVLHMAFYLRSGGGIRYLNAFEGGAQADRVDGGAHQLCERLAAGLDVRLSAPVRAIDSDDTGVTVRAAGGEWRADAVVVAVPPRLADAIAITPALGVRRATPATAPGCAVKVHLVYPAPVWREHGLSGWSVNAHGPLLSTVDDSPADGSVGVLTGFVTGAEAHEYAALSPAERRASAVAQAARLFPMLPPPIGFHVTDWVNEEYSRGCYAALFGPGDWITLGPHLTTPHHRVHWAGTETSTEFFGLMEGAIRSGQRVAADILTLS; encoded by the coding sequence ATGAGGGTCGTCGTCGTGGGCGCCGGGCTGGCCGGTCTGACCGCCGCCCGGCAGCTCGTCGCCGGCGGGGCCGACGTGACGGTCCTGGAGGCCCGGGACCGGGTCGGCGGCCGCACGCACGGCATCGAGGTCGCGCCGGGCGGCTGGGTGGACGCCGGGGCCGCGTACCTCGGGGACCGGCACACCGCGCTGACCGCGCTGATGGCGGAGCTGGACGTCAAGACGACCCCGACCGGCATGGTCGGGGACAGCCGCTTCGAGCTGGGCGACGGTGACGCCACCCGGCCCGGACGTTTCCCCCCGCTGAGCGCCGTGGCCCTCGGCGAGCTGTTCGACCTGCTCGCGGACCTGACCGCGAGCGTTCGGGTCGACGCGCCGTGGCTGACCCCGGACGCGGCGGTGCTCGACGCCACGACGGTCGCCGAGTGGGTGCGGCACAACGTCACCCACCCGGACGCGCGGCTGTTCTTCCCACTGTTCCTCGGCGAGATGATGGCCGCGGACCCCGCGGACGTCTCGGTGCTGCACATGGCGTTCTACCTGCGTTCGGGCGGCGGGATCCGCTACCTGAACGCGTTCGAGGGCGGCGCGCAGGCCGACAGGGTCGACGGCGGCGCGCACCAGCTGTGCGAGCGGCTCGCCGCGGGCCTGGACGTCAGGCTGTCCGCTCCGGTCCGCGCGATCGACTCCGACGACACCGGGGTCACGGTGCGCGCCGCCGGCGGGGAGTGGCGCGCCGACGCCGTCGTGGTCGCGGTCCCGCCGCGCCTCGCCGACGCGATCGCCATCACCCCCGCTCTGGGGGTACGCCGCGCCACGCCCGCCACCGCCCCCGGCTGCGCCGTCAAGGTGCACCTCGTCTACCCGGCGCCGGTGTGGCGCGAACACGGCCTGTCCGGCTGGTCCGTCAACGCGCACGGACCGCTGCTGTCCACTGTGGATGACTCGCCGGCCGACGGCTCGGTGGGCGTGCTGACCGGGTTCGTCACGGGCGCCGAGGCGCACGAGTACGCGGCCCTGTCGCCGGCCGAGCGGCGCGCGTCGGCCGTCGCCCAGGCGGCCAGGCTGTTCCCGATGCTCCCGCCGCCGATCGGCTTCCACGTCACCGACTGGGTGAACGAGGAGTACAGCCGGGGCTGCTACGCGGCCCTGTTCGGACCCGGCGACTGGATCACCCTCGGCCCGCACCTGACCACCCCGCACCACCGGGTGCACTGGGCGGGCACCGAGACGAGCACCGAGTTCTTCGGGCTCATGGAAGGCGCCATCCGATCCGGCCAGCGCGTGGCCGCCGACATTCTCACCCTCTCCTAA
- a CDS encoding ATP-grasp domain-containing protein, whose translation MCWVFPDRESSRTSAKWNASFWSAYVDVARELGLSWDRTTPESVTVDALDLRSPKVYIDGERVTPQDTLFVTSPYTLPYQMPDAFNQFTLYSVLEQAGFYLPHPTSFAAVGNDKLATLLFFKDSPVPPIPTVRITAGRDLLFDDYVPTIADLPYPAFVKPAGWMASRGINQARDSHDVRGLLSLAQGGDTTLVFQPDLGRRTVDFRVYVVDGRPHTTMVRTTGEGAIFPQYSTGGAAQYVDMPAELADAVAYCAERLPVPYFCADFLHDGERFWLSEIEPDGGIFCPDSGDPDIVKTQRDLIAARFDAYRAGHARMLGGAR comes from the coding sequence ATGTGCTGGGTCTTCCCCGACCGCGAGTCGAGCCGCACCTCCGCGAAATGGAACGCGTCCTTCTGGAGCGCGTACGTCGACGTCGCCCGTGAGCTGGGCCTGAGCTGGGACCGCACGACGCCGGAGTCGGTGACCGTGGACGCCCTGGACCTGCGGTCGCCGAAGGTGTACATCGACGGCGAGCGGGTCACGCCGCAGGACACCCTGTTCGTGACGTCGCCGTACACGCTGCCGTACCAGATGCCCGACGCGTTCAACCAGTTCACGCTGTACTCGGTGCTGGAGCAGGCCGGCTTCTACCTGCCGCACCCGACGAGCTTCGCCGCGGTCGGCAACGACAAGCTCGCCACCCTGCTGTTCTTCAAGGACTCCCCGGTCCCGCCGATCCCGACGGTGCGGATCACGGCCGGCCGCGACCTGCTGTTCGACGACTACGTGCCCACGATCGCCGACCTGCCCTACCCGGCGTTCGTCAAGCCGGCCGGCTGGATGGCGTCGCGGGGCATCAACCAGGCCCGCGACTCCCACGACGTGCGCGGCCTGCTCAGCCTCGCGCAGGGCGGCGACACCACCCTGGTGTTCCAGCCGGACCTGGGCCGGCGCACCGTCGACTTCCGGGTGTACGTCGTCGACGGCCGCCCGCACACCACCATGGTCCGCACGACGGGCGAGGGCGCGATCTTCCCGCAGTACAGCACCGGGGGAGCCGCCCAGTACGTCGACATGCCCGCCGAGCTCGCCGACGCCGTGGCGTACTGCGCCGAGCGGCTGCCCGTGCCCTACTTCTGCGCGGACTTCCTGCACGACGGCGAGCGGTTCTGGCTGTCGGAGATCGAGCCGGACGGCGGCATCTTCTGCCCGGACTCCGGCGACCCCGACATCGTCAAGACCCAGCGTGACCTGATCGCGGCCCGGTTCGACGCCTACCGCGCCGGCCACGCGCGCATGCTGGGCGGTGCCCGGTGA
- a CDS encoding SDR family oxidoreductase, with product MSPTVLITGTSSGIGLETAIGAARAGHTTIATMRDLDRSADLRAAADSAGVTVDVRRLDVTEDKSIDECLDGVIETYGRLDVLVNNAGRANNFPTVEMCDMDTYRANLEVNFFGVVATTRAAMPHLRASGGRVVTVGSTRGLIGQPFNEAYSAAKFAVEGFLESLAPTAAAMGVTVVIVEPGPVLGSAFAANQGVTRESFLAAAGPYATVLERYLDWNVRTGFPGAQSPADVAEVLVRALTEPEPAFRIPTSDWARDYAAIKLADPDGAVVRAMTRSWLAPVEG from the coding sequence ATGAGCCCGACCGTCCTGATCACCGGCACCTCGTCCGGGATCGGCCTGGAGACGGCGATCGGGGCCGCACGTGCCGGCCACACCACGATCGCGACGATGCGCGACCTCGACCGGTCGGCCGACCTGCGCGCGGCGGCCGACAGCGCGGGCGTCACCGTCGACGTCCGCCGGCTCGACGTGACCGAGGACAAGTCGATCGACGAGTGCCTCGACGGCGTCATCGAGACGTACGGCCGGCTCGACGTGCTCGTCAACAACGCCGGCCGGGCCAACAACTTCCCGACCGTCGAGATGTGCGACATGGACACCTACCGGGCGAACCTGGAGGTGAACTTCTTCGGCGTCGTGGCCACGACCAGGGCCGCGATGCCGCACCTGCGGGCCAGCGGCGGCCGGGTCGTCACCGTCGGCAGCACCCGGGGCCTGATCGGGCAGCCGTTCAACGAGGCGTACTCGGCGGCCAAGTTCGCCGTCGAGGGCTTCCTGGAGAGCCTGGCCCCCACGGCCGCCGCGATGGGCGTGACCGTGGTGATCGTCGAGCCCGGACCGGTGCTGGGCAGCGCGTTCGCCGCCAACCAGGGCGTCACCCGCGAGTCGTTTCTCGCCGCCGCCGGCCCGTACGCCACAGTGCTGGAGCGGTACCTGGACTGGAACGTGCGGACCGGCTTCCCCGGCGCGCAGTCCCCGGCGGACGTCGCAGAGGTGCTCGTGCGGGCGCTGACGGAACCCGAGCCGGCGTTCCGGATCCCGACGAGCGACTGGGCGCGCGACTACGCCGCGATCAAGCTCGCCGACCCCGACGGCGCGGTCGTGCGGGCGATGACCCGCTCGTGGCTCGCCCCGGTCGAGGGCTGA
- a CDS encoding AMP-binding protein translates to MTGFQSTTPGALDTVRATLAKLRSVPELADRYADIVALDSLEDLVHAPVMVKDDLNVALEHLKPKAHQGATWTFQSGGSTGSPKLGYAPTGLYMDEVYAQWKPLGPDDVFVNGWGAGKLWGAHYLFGAYADLTGCTGIGLGAINRAEYDVWLEFFAARGVTALGGTPSVLRPILGHARETGVKLPDLRTVLWLGEAWNPGLDEDIPAVAPNARRWGLYGSTETWVAGTNTPDCPADTWHLLPSQLVHVGENQLLDFTSLKPHGLNPVLRYRTGDAGEWVTCTCGEPGRALRILGRRDGEVKFRGLLLNVDAMLGAVSGQPGVSRAQILITEYPTRGATLEVLVVPARDAAPGLAERVREHILQSAFGGPSTSFHRDPESLGVRLVEDLISNDRTGKTSGLVQRQAQ, encoded by the coding sequence GTGACCGGCTTCCAGTCCACCACGCCCGGCGCGCTCGACACCGTCCGCGCCACCCTCGCGAAGCTGCGGTCGGTGCCGGAGCTGGCCGACCGGTACGCCGACATCGTCGCCCTCGACAGCCTCGAGGACCTCGTGCACGCCCCGGTCATGGTCAAGGACGACCTCAACGTCGCCCTCGAACACCTCAAGCCGAAGGCGCACCAGGGCGCGACGTGGACGTTCCAGAGCGGCGGCAGCACCGGCTCCCCGAAGCTCGGCTACGCCCCGACCGGCCTGTACATGGACGAGGTCTACGCCCAGTGGAAGCCGCTCGGCCCCGACGACGTGTTCGTCAACGGCTGGGGCGCCGGCAAGCTGTGGGGCGCGCACTACCTGTTCGGCGCGTACGCCGACCTGACCGGCTGCACCGGGATCGGGCTGGGCGCGATCAACCGCGCCGAGTACGACGTGTGGCTGGAGTTCTTCGCCGCCCGGGGCGTCACGGCGCTCGGCGGCACGCCCAGCGTGCTGCGGCCCATCCTCGGCCACGCCCGCGAGACCGGCGTGAAGCTGCCGGACCTGCGCACCGTGCTGTGGCTCGGCGAGGCGTGGAACCCGGGCCTGGACGAGGACATCCCGGCCGTCGCGCCGAACGCGCGCCGCTGGGGCCTGTACGGCAGCACCGAGACCTGGGTCGCCGGCACCAACACCCCCGACTGCCCCGCCGACACCTGGCACCTGCTGCCCTCGCAGCTCGTGCACGTCGGGGAGAACCAGCTGCTCGACTTCACCTCGCTCAAGCCGCACGGGCTGAACCCGGTGCTGCGGTACCGGACCGGCGACGCCGGCGAGTGGGTCACCTGCACCTGTGGCGAGCCGGGCCGCGCGCTGCGGATCCTGGGCCGCCGCGACGGCGAGGTGAAGTTCCGCGGGCTGCTGCTCAACGTGGACGCGATGCTGGGGGCGGTCTCCGGGCAGCCCGGGGTGTCGCGCGCCCAGATCCTGATCACGGAGTACCCGACCAGGGGCGCGACGCTGGAGGTGCTGGTCGTGCCGGCCCGCGACGCCGCGCCCGGCCTGGCCGAGCGGGTCCGCGAGCACATCCTGCAGTCGGCGTTCGGCGGGCCGAGCACGTCGTTCCACCGCGACCCGGAGTCCCTCGGGGTCCGGCTCGTCGAGGACCTGATCAGCAACGACCGGACCGGCAAGACGTCCGGGCTCGTCCAGCGGCAGGCGCAGTGA
- a CDS encoding MFS transporter → MSRPGDVVRLGRDFNLLWAGQTVSNIGDKVNLFVVPTVMILLLHASPFQVGLVSMAQWLAIPLLSLVAGVLVDRWDLRATLVWCDLVRFAVIALIPVAWWLDFLSVPLLFASVAVVSAASVFFNIGYTATISAVVPVDGRVKAYSRLETSRTSAEVVGPAVASALYQLLGVAALVVDAASFLASAVGIRAMRPHGGGAGRKLPMWSRLKRGVQLNWDDRVLRGTLLGALLLNCGGPIYVTVMPMLAYRGLGLSVGTFGTVMSVAAVAAVLGALIAQRVSRLIGPARMSPWSVFLHCAVGLGILAAPMLPPALVLGVTLSGYGLFMVWFNISTAAIRQARVPAEDQAVSQAAFRTVTWGVIPLAALLGGAMVEALTGHFGILNAAKITMVIGTAVPALVAWIPLAPTQARLDRELAETQGEALVSTP, encoded by the coding sequence GTGAGCCGGCCGGGGGACGTCGTGCGGCTCGGGCGGGACTTCAACCTGCTCTGGGCCGGCCAGACGGTCAGCAACATCGGTGACAAGGTCAACCTGTTCGTCGTGCCGACAGTCATGATCCTGCTGCTGCACGCCTCGCCGTTCCAGGTCGGGCTCGTCAGCATGGCGCAGTGGCTGGCGATCCCGCTGCTCAGCCTCGTCGCCGGCGTCCTCGTCGACCGGTGGGACCTGCGCGCGACCCTGGTCTGGTGCGACCTGGTCCGGTTCGCCGTGATCGCGCTGATCCCGGTCGCGTGGTGGCTGGACTTCCTGTCCGTGCCGCTGCTGTTCGCCAGCGTGGCCGTGGTCAGCGCCGCCTCGGTGTTCTTCAACATCGGGTACACCGCGACCATCTCCGCCGTGGTGCCCGTGGACGGCCGGGTCAAGGCCTACTCCCGGCTGGAGACCAGCCGGACCTCCGCCGAGGTCGTCGGCCCGGCGGTCGCCAGCGCCCTGTACCAGCTGCTCGGCGTCGCGGCCCTCGTGGTGGACGCCGCGAGCTTCCTGGCCTCGGCGGTCGGCATCCGGGCGATGCGCCCGCACGGCGGCGGGGCGGGCCGCAAGCTCCCGATGTGGTCGCGGCTCAAGCGCGGCGTCCAGTTGAACTGGGACGACCGGGTGCTGCGCGGCACGCTGCTCGGCGCGCTCCTGCTCAACTGCGGCGGCCCGATCTACGTGACCGTGATGCCGATGCTCGCCTACCGGGGCCTGGGCCTGTCCGTGGGGACCTTCGGCACCGTGATGTCGGTGGCCGCCGTGGCCGCCGTCCTCGGCGCACTGATCGCGCAGCGGGTCAGCCGGCTGATCGGCCCGGCGCGGATGTCGCCCTGGTCGGTGTTCCTGCACTGCGCGGTGGGCCTGGGCATCCTGGCGGCCCCGATGCTGCCGCCGGCCCTCGTGCTCGGGGTCACGCTGTCGGGCTACGGGCTGTTCATGGTGTGGTTCAACATCAGCACGGCGGCGATCCGCCAGGCCAGGGTGCCCGCGGAGGACCAGGCCGTCTCGCAGGCGGCGTTCCGCACCGTGACCTGGGGCGTCATCCCGCTCGCCGCGCTGCTCGGCGGCGCGATGGTCGAGGCGCTGACCGGCCACTTCGGGATCCTCAACGCAGCCAAGATCACGATGGTGATCGGTACGGCGGTCCCGGCGCTCGTCGCCTGGATCCCGCTCGCCCCGACCCAGGCCCGGCTCGACCGCGAGCTGGCCGAGACCCAGGGAGAGGCACTGGTGAGCACCCCATGA
- a CDS encoding phosphopantetheine-binding protein, translating into MNVDGVIDIFRRVLETPEVHADSDFFELGGDSLLATRILSGVARATGVELSFDDFLLAPTPDALAKRIGSLVA; encoded by the coding sequence ATGAACGTTGACGGGGTGATCGACATCTTCCGTCGGGTACTGGAGACCCCGGAGGTGCACGCCGACTCCGACTTCTTCGAGCTGGGCGGCGACTCGCTGCTGGCGACCCGGATCCTGAGCGGGGTCGCGCGGGCCACCGGGGTGGAGCTGTCCTTCGACGACTTCCTGCTCGCGCCCACCCCGGACGCGCTCGCCAAGCGGATCGGGAGCCTGGTCGCATGA